In the genome of Candidatus Tectomicrobia bacterium, the window CCCGGGCGAGGGATTGGAGGATCTTGGCCGCGCTGGGCTCCGGGACCTGGGTGGCCCGGGCGATACTCCGGACCGTCAGGAGCTGGTCCATCCCGTCCGCCGCCATATGGGTGAGGATTCGGACGGCCATCTTGGTGGGTCTGGAATAAAAGCTCATGAGCCTCTACTTTCCACTTGAAAAACGGATGAACAATTCCTAAATTCAATTTAGAGATTTTTATCTCTTTTGCAAGTTCCATAGATGAAAATTCGGCGCATCGGGGGTAAAAATGGATAGATTTCCTGATCGGACCGAGGCAAAGAATTCAGACCGCACCCCCCTCCGGCCCGGCCAGAAGCCTTCCTTCCAGGAAATTGACTTTGCCCGCTCCCCCTTTCTGGTCATTTGGGAAGCCACCCAGGCATGCGATCTGGCCTGCCTGCACTGCCGGGCCGAGGCGCGCCCCTGCCGCGACGCCGGGGAGCTCTCCACGGAGGAGGGGATGGCCCTGCTGGAGGATGCCCGCCGGTTCGGGCCCGTCCTCTTCGTGCTCACGGGGGGCGACCCCCTCAAGCGGCCGGACATATTCGACCTCATCCGCCACGGGCACGCGATCGGCCTGCGGATGACCATGACGCCCTCCGGCACCCAGCTCCTCACCCGGGAGCGGGTCCGCCAGATGCGGGCGGGCGGCCTTGCCCGCGTGGCGGTGAGCGTGGACGGCCCGGACCGCCTGAGCCACGACATGTTCCGTAATGTGCCGGGGAGCTTCGACTGGACGATGGACTGTATCCGCTGGGCGCGCGAGGAGGGCCTGGAGGTGCAGATCAACACCACCGTCACGCGCTTCAACAAGACCCGCCTGCGCGAGATGGCCGACATGGTCGCCCGCCTGGGCATCACCCTGTGGAGCGTCTTCTTCCTCGTCCCGGTCGGCCGGGGCAACAAGCACCACATGGTGAGCCCCGCCGAGCACGAGGCGCTCTTCCACCAGCTCTACGATTTCTCGAAGGAGATGCCCTTCGACATCAAGACCACCGCCGCTCAGCACTTCCGGCGGGTGAGCATGCAGCGGGCCGCCTGGGACAGTCTGCACGGAGGCGCCCCGGATCCCGCCGGCGGAGCTTCCCCCTTCCGGGGCGGGCCCGGCTTCAGCGCGGGCATCGGCCGCGCGGCCAAGGGAGTGAACGACGGGAACGGCCTCGTCTTCATCAGCCACCGGGGCGAGGTCATGCCCAGCGGTTTTCTTCCCGTCTCGGCCGGGAACGTGCGCAGCCGGAGCGTGGTGGACATCTACCGGGAATCCGAGCTCTTTTGCTCCCTCCGCCTGCCTGATTCCTACTCGGGAAAGTGCGGCTACTGCGATTTCCGCGACATCTGCGGAGGATCCCGCGCCCGGGCCCTCGCGGCGGCAGGGGACCCTCTGGCGAGCGAGCCTTTCTGCACCTACCGGCCCCAGAGGCCCGGTTCGGCCAAGCCGGCCTCGAACACCTACAAAGGCCCCCACGCCGAGGCGGGCGCCGTGACCCGCGCCCAGGTGATCGAAGCCCTCGCCCCGGCGCGCTCCGCCGGGGTCCCCGCCGCCGGCTAGCCGGCCTAAGCCTTTAAATCACCAGCGGACTCTTTTTCCGGAGAGTCCGTTGTTTTGTGGAAGGCGCCCCTGGCCGCCCGCCTCGCGCCACATGCCGTAATCCGGGTGTTCCCCTACACGCGATAGCCCTGCAGGGCGCCGATGTAGTTCGCCCGCCCGAAGGCCGGGGGGTCGGGGCAATGGAACTGGCTCATGCTGCCCTGCATCTGGCGGACGGACTCGTATTCGTGCTCGTCCATCCACCGGCGGAGGTTGTCCTCCACCTGCCGAATATGGCCGATACCGTTCTTGAGGAGGGCGGCGGCCATCATCGTGGCGCTCGCTCCGGCCATGAGCATCTTGAGCACGTCTTCGTGGGTATGGATGCCGCTCGTGCCCGCCAGGCTCATCCCCACGCGCCCGTGGAGAATCCCGATCCAGGTCAGGGGCAGGAGGAGGTCCTGTGGCCCGCTGAAGATGATCCGGGGCCGGACTTCGAGAACGTCGATATCGATGTCGGGCTGGTAGAAGCGGTTGAAGAGGACGAGGCCGTTGGCGCCGGCCTGCTCCAGGCGCTTGGCCATGTGGGCGAGGTTGCTGAAGTAGGGGCTCATCTTCACCGCGATGGGGATGCGAACGGCGGTCCGCACCGCGGTCAGGATCTCCACGTAGCGCTGCTCAACCTCCCTCGGGGCGAGGGAAGTGTCGGCTGGGATGTAGTAGATGTTGAGCTCCAGGGCGTCCGCCCCCGCCTGCTCGATCCGCGAGGCACAGTCCACCCATCCGCCGAGGGAGGAGCCGTTGAGGCTCGCGATGACCGGGATGTTCACCGCTTCCTTCGCCTGCCGGATGTGCTCGAGGTAGGCGTCCGGCCCCAGCTGGAACTCCGAGGGCTGGGGAAAGAAGGTGAGTGCCTCGGCGAAGCTGTCGGTGCCGTGGGTGAGGTGGTGGTGGAGCTCTCTGCGCTGGCGGGTGATTTGTTCCTCGAACAGGGAGTATAGGACCACCGCGCCCGCGCCTTCGTCCTCCATCTGGCGGATGTTCCGGATTTCCTCCGAAAGGGGGGAGGCGGAGGGGACGATCGGGCTCCGGAGCGTCATCCCGAGATATTCGGTGCGGAGGTCCATGGCCGTCAGCCCTCCGCCTCTTCGCCGGCCTTCGCGGCCGGCCGGCCCGCTTCGGGCGAGGCGCCGTTGGAGGAGAACTTCCGCGCGGCCAGGTGCTCGTAGAGCGCCCACCGCTGCCGGACCTCCTCCTGCGCTTCCTGGGCCAGGCGCTTGGCGGCCCCGGGATCGGTCATGCCGAGCATCCGGAAGCGGTTCTCCATCGCCATGTAGCGGGAGACGGGCATCTTCGGCGGGCCCGAATCGAGCTGGAGGGGGTTCTCCCCCTTCGCGGCGCGGCAGGGGTGGTAGCGGTAGAGAGGCCACTGGCCCGAGTCCACCGCGGCCTTCTGGTTCTTCATGCCCGTGGTCATGTTGATGCCGTGGGCGATGCAGTGGGCGTAGGCGATGATGAGCGAGGGACCCGGATAGGCCTCCGCCTCGAGGAAGGCGCGCAGGGTGTGCTCGTCCTTGGCGCCCATGGCGACACGGGCGATGTACACGTTCCCGTAGGTCATGGCGATGAGACCGAGGTCCTTCTTGCCGGTGGCCTTGCCGCTGGTGGCGAACTTGGCGACGGCTCCTCGCGGTGTGGCCTTGGACATCTGGCCGCCCGTATTGGAGTAGACCTCCGTGTCCATGACGAGAATGTTCACGTTCCGGCCGCTCGCCAGCACATGATCGAGGCCGCCGAAGCCGATGTCGTAGGCCCACCCGTCCCCGCCCACGATCCAGATGCTCTTGCGCACCAGCGCGTCCACCAGGCCAAGGAGGCGCTTCGCCTCGGGCGTGCCCATCCCGGCGAGCTTTTGCTTGAGGATCTCCACCCGCGCGCGCTGTTCATGGATGTCGGCCTCGTCCTCCTGGACGGCTTCGAGGATGGCCTTGGCCAGTTCCTCTCCGATCGCCCCCGCCGCCAGGGCCACAAGCTGGCGGGCGGCCTCGGCCTGCTTGTCGATGGAGACGCGGAAGCCCAGGCCGAACTCGGCGTTGTCCTCGAAGAGGGAATTGGCCCAGGCCGGGCCGCGTCCCTCCCGGTTCACGCTCCAAGGGGTGGTGGGGAGGTTGGCTCCATAGATGGAGGAGCAGCCCGTGGCGTTCGCCACGAGGAGCCTGTCCCCCCATAGTTGGGTGAGGAGCTTGAGGTAAGGCGTCTCGCCGCAGCCCGGGCAGGCGCCCGAGAACTCGAACAGGGGCTGCTGGACCTGCTGCTGC includes:
- a CDS encoding TIGR04053 family radical SAM/SPASM domain-containing protein, whose translation is MDRFPDRTEAKNSDRTPLRPGQKPSFQEIDFARSPFLVIWEATQACDLACLHCRAEARPCRDAGELSTEEGMALLEDARRFGPVLFVLTGGDPLKRPDIFDLIRHGHAIGLRMTMTPSGTQLLTRERVRQMRAGGLARVAVSVDGPDRLSHDMFRNVPGSFDWTMDCIRWAREEGLEVQINTTVTRFNKTRLREMADMVARLGITLWSVFFLVPVGRGNKHHMVSPAEHEALFHQLYDFSKEMPFDIKTTAAQHFRRVSMQRAAWDSLHGGAPDPAGGASPFRGGPGFSAGIGRAAKGVNDGNGLVFISHRGEVMPSGFLPVSAGNVRSRSVVDIYRESELFCSLRLPDSYSGKCGYCDFRDICGGSRARALAAAGDPLASEPFCTYRPQRPGSAKPASNTYKGPHAEAGAVTRAQVIEALAPARSAGVPAAG
- a CDS encoding dihydroorotate dehydrogenase-like protein: MDLRTEYLGMTLRSPIVPSASPLSEEIRNIRQMEDEGAGAVVLYSLFEEQITRQRRELHHHLTHGTDSFAEALTFFPQPSEFQLGPDAYLEHIRQAKEAVNIPVIASLNGSSLGGWVDCASRIEQAGADALELNIYYIPADTSLAPREVEQRYVEILTAVRTAVRIPIAVKMSPYFSNLAHMAKRLEQAGANGLVLFNRFYQPDIDIDVLEVRPRIIFSGPQDLLLPLTWIGILHGRVGMSLAGTSGIHTHEDVLKMLMAGASATMMAAALLKNGIGHIRQVEDNLRRWMDEHEYESVRQMQGSMSQFHCPDPPAFGRANYIGALQGYRV